One Desulfuromonas acetoxidans DSM 684 genomic region harbors:
- a CDS encoding TolC family outer membrane protein encodes MEFCVFGKVRLSLVASVCAVFLFGGGFPEASRAESLMDVYLQAQQNDPLLKGAYYQQLSVKEGQRQALAQLLPTLTAFGEYTDTSQDIKSSDNTVYGSGSSDYDTTTYGLTLTQPLFRWDSIAGYQKSKVESLQAEAEYLVAQQELITRVAGLYLDALSARDQLHYVETEMAAVEKHYELASGRHQMGLIPVTDLHDAKARLATIRAKAIEAQNQLDDALQALSEVTGTTITDLNDLQASIPLVSPEPADVATWTESGLEQNPTIVLHQHAVEAARREVSRQRGGHYPTLDLIGSYSDEDTDDSLFGGGSEVENLDITLELNVPLYQGGEISSRVRQSQHELSYAEQELTRQQRTVTRQVRAAYLGVQTSLSRVEALQQSIVSNQLALEAKQEGFMSGLYTSLNVLDAERDLSLVSIDYARARYDYILNSLKLRQAVGTLADSDLAEIDLWFIQ; translated from the coding sequence ATGGAATTTTGTGTCTTTGGCAAAGTGCGTCTTTCTTTGGTCGCTTCTGTCTGTGCGGTTTTTCTTTTCGGGGGTGGCTTTCCTGAGGCGAGCCGGGCCGAAAGTCTGATGGATGTTTATCTCCAGGCCCAACAAAACGATCCGCTTCTCAAAGGCGCTTACTATCAGCAGCTTTCCGTCAAAGAGGGGCAAAGACAGGCTCTGGCTCAATTGTTGCCGACCCTGACCGCATTCGGCGAGTACACGGACACCTCACAGGATATCAAAAGCAGTGATAATACCGTTTATGGGTCTGGATCCAGTGATTACGATACCACCACCTATGGCTTGACTCTGACTCAGCCGCTGTTTCGTTGGGACAGCATTGCCGGCTATCAAAAATCCAAAGTGGAATCTCTTCAGGCTGAGGCGGAGTATCTTGTCGCTCAGCAGGAGTTGATCACCCGGGTTGCCGGTTTGTATCTCGATGCGTTGTCGGCACGAGATCAACTCCATTATGTAGAAACCGAAATGGCCGCCGTAGAAAAACATTACGAACTGGCCAGCGGCCGTCACCAGATGGGCTTGATTCCCGTCACCGATTTGCATGATGCTAAAGCGCGTCTGGCTACCATTCGGGCCAAGGCCATTGAGGCGCAAAACCAGCTTGACGATGCCTTGCAGGCTCTGAGCGAAGTGACCGGCACCACCATCACCGATCTCAACGATTTACAAGCCTCTATTCCTCTTGTCAGCCCGGAACCTGCCGATGTTGCCACCTGGACCGAATCCGGTTTGGAGCAGAATCCCACTATTGTTCTTCATCAACATGCCGTTGAAGCCGCTCGTCGAGAAGTCAGCCGCCAACGCGGTGGTCATTATCCGACGCTTGATCTAATCGGGAGTTACAGTGATGAAGATACGGATGATTCTCTGTTTGGTGGTGGTAGCGAAGTGGAAAATCTCGATATCACATTGGAACTGAATGTTCCGCTTTATCAGGGTGGTGAGATCAGCTCCAGAGTACGCCAATCCCAGCACGAGCTCAGTTACGCTGAGCAGGAATTGACCCGTCAGCAACGTACCGTCACCCGTCAGGTTCGCGCCGCATATCTCGGGGTGCAGACGTCATTGAGCCGGGTCGAGGCGTTGCAGCAATCCATTGTCTCCAACCAGTTGGCCCTTGAAGCGAAACAGGAAGGGTTCATGTCCGGTCTGTACACCAGCCTGAATGTGCTTGATGCTGAGCGTGACCTGTCTTTGGTCAGCATCGATTACGCACGGGCGCGCTACGATTATATTCTTAACAGCCTCAAGTTGCGTCAGGCCGTGGGGACACTGGCCGACAGTGATCTGGCTGAAATTGATCTGTGGTTTATTCAATGA
- a CDS encoding response regulator: protein MNKILIVEDELLIANYICDVLSSEGYKVVGIARDHNEALTLFKKKTPTLVCMDISLKDERDGIALAAQMREIGPFALIYLTAYGDRDNVRRAQQTEPFGFLVKPVTDQTILATVATAMGNDPHINVYEAEQIFRICCSDCEPFVVDCASGKLVVESEEIRLTPKESQMLGFLLSHQGEIIPFSKVKTKVWRDYSVSETSLKTLLWRLRSKLPDRNLIKTIPGFGYCIDAPIEKVTKV, encoded by the coding sequence GTGAATAAGATTCTGATTGTTGAAGATGAATTACTGATCGCCAATTATATCTGCGATGTCCTCAGCTCTGAAGGGTATAAGGTCGTTGGCATTGCCCGTGATCATAACGAAGCATTGACTTTGTTCAAGAAAAAGACACCGACTCTGGTCTGTATGGATATCAGTTTGAAAGATGAGAGGGATGGGATTGCCCTGGCGGCTCAGATGCGTGAGATTGGCCCGTTTGCCCTGATTTACCTGACCGCTTATGGTGATCGCGACAATGTGCGGCGGGCGCAACAGACAGAGCCGTTTGGTTTTCTGGTCAAGCCGGTCACGGATCAGACCATTCTGGCGACTGTGGCAACGGCAATGGGTAATGATCCACATATCAATGTTTATGAAGCGGAGCAGATTTTTCGCATTTGTTGTAGCGACTGTGAGCCTTTTGTGGTGGATTGCGCCAGCGGTAAGCTGGTCGTGGAATCGGAGGAGATTCGGTTGACGCCCAAGGAGAGCCAGATGCTTGGTTTTCTGCTCAGCCATCAGGGGGAAATTATCCCCTTCAGTAAGGTCAAAACGAAGGTTTGGCGTGATTACAGTGTCAGTGAAACGTCACTGAAGACCCTGTTGTGGCGATTGCGTAGTAAGTTGCCGGATCGCAACCTGATTAAAACCATTCCCGGCTTTGGCTATTGCATTGATGCACCCATTGAGAAAGTCACCAAAGTCTGA